CAGGTCATAACCCAATGTCAAAACTTCTCATTGTGCACCTTTCTCTTCGCGAGTATCCTACATGACAGCTGATGATGTGTTTCAGGATAAAAGCAGGCCTTGAACAAATTATCGAAACATGAAATATTTGAATTCCGAAGAAAAGGTAGAACCATTGTCAGAAATACAGCAAAGAACTGGCAcataaaatggccaattttGTGATTTTCtcactttgtttgtttttcataattttgtcGTGCGTTGAATGTAATTACAACATGTACCAAATAGGGCAGATGACGCAAAATGTTAACGAAAGCGAACGCATATTCTCTGACTTTGTTTTAATAAGTAGTATGGCAAAATCGTTGGTGGAATGTGCAAAATTATGCCTGAagcagagtgtgtgtgaatcGTTCACGTTTTGGCGCGACAACAACATGACACGATGCAGATGTTACGCTGTGCAGTCTCAGGACTTGACAGACTCCAGCCATGCGCCTGGAGCTAGGTCTTACTCTCTGCAAGAAAGAACAGGTAAGCAGtggtggttgtttgtttgcttgtttgtttgtttgtttgtttgctttactgTTGGTTGATTTGTTCCTGTGATTGTCTGTCTATCGGTGTTCTCGttcattcgtgtgtgtgtgtgtgtgtgtgtgtgtgtgtgtgtgtgtgtgtgtgtgtgtgtgtgtgtgtgtgagtgagtgtgtttgtgtgtgtgtgtgtgtgagtgtgtgtgtttgtgtgtgtgtgtgtgcgtgtgtgcgtgtgtgtgtgtgtgtgtgtgtgagtgtgtgtgtgtgtgtgtgtgtgtgtgtgtgtgtgtatgtgtgtgcgtgtgtttgtgtgtgtgtgtgtgtgtgtgtgtgtgtgtgtgtgtgtgtgtgtgtatgtagagcgattcagaattgaAAAAAACCTTGACATTAGAattcctgagaatgatatccctggaaaATGTTCCCccaatttttttgataaatgtctcggaggacgtcatatccagctttttgtgaaagttgaggcggcactgtcacaccctcatttttcgatcaaattgattgtaATTTAGGTCAAGCAATCCCCGACGAAGCCTAGACTAtagcattgcatttcagctgggaagcttaaaaactaattaatgggtttggtcataaaaaatcttaaaaaattGAAATTAATATCAACATCTTAATAATCGATCAAAAAATGATTTCTTTATAATTACCTGATTCTAAGAAAACATAGTATGTTATGCTTAAAATAACAacaagcttagaaagttaaaaatgatagagaaaagcgcgctttactgtaaagcgctttacactactgcgctatactggagtgtgtgtgagtgtgtgtgtgtgtgtttgtgtgtgtgtgtgtgtttgtgttgtgtgttgtgtgttgtgtgtttgtgtgtttgtgtgtttgtgtgtgtttgtgtgtgtgttgtgtgtgttgtgtgtgttgtgtgtgttgtgtgtgttgtgtgtgttgtgtgtgttgtgtgtggtgtgtggtgtgtggtgtgtggtgtgtggggtggtgtggtgtggtgtggtgtggtgtggtgtggtggtgtgtggtgtgtggtgtggtgtggtgtggtgtggtgtggtgtggtgtggtgtggtgtggtgtggtgtggtgttgtgttgtgttgtgttgttgtgttgtgttgtgttgtgttgtgtagtgtagtgtagtgttgtgttgtgttgtgttgtgttgtgttgtgttgttgtgttgtgttgtgttgtgttgtgtagtgttgtgtagtgttgtgttgttgtgttgtgttgtgttgtgttgtgttgtgttgtgttgtgttgtgttgtgttgtgttgtgttgtgtgtgtgtgtgtgcgtgcgttcatgcgtgcatacatgcgtgcgtgggtgcgtgcgtgcgtgcgtgcattttttttattttgcagTATTTAAAATATTCAGTTGATGTTCAATCTTTTAGATCGGGATAACTCCGAAATGTTTGAATCCCGAGCTGTGAGAAAGATTGTCGCGGAACCAGAGAACTATGTATGCCTTCTAATCATTCCCAAACCAAAGTTAAAAAGTCAGTCAAGATGTGGTGTTTCAGCGCCAACATCCACTCTCATGGCGTtatgaaaatgtttaagaaGTGTTTTACCTGAATCACATAATTCCAAGAATTTTGCCGTGATAGTCGATATGAAGCACGTCAATAACAATAATGCaactgtctgtttctgtgtttgaaAGGCATTGGCTGCGGTGCACCTCCTGTTATTGCCAACATGACTCCATCATCCTCAGCATCCGGTCACGTGGGCGATCACGTGACGTACACGTGCATGCTGGGTTACAGCCAGACAGGCGGAGGGAGCGGGACCAGGGTATGCTCCTCATGGGAAGGCTGGCGACCTCTGGCGTCTGATTCTAATCCAGTCTGTCGGGACACTGGGAGCGATGGAGGCGGcgaggacgacgacgatgatgatgcggacaacgacgacaacgactacgacgacgacgacgatgatgatgatgatgatgttgttgatgatgatgatgatgatgatgatgatgatgatgatgatgatgatgatgatgatgatgatgatgatgatgacgacgacgatgatgatgatgatgatgatgatgatgatgatgatgatgatgatgatgatgattaacaacgaagacgatgatgacgataatggcaatgatgatgatgacgacaacgacgacgacgacagtgatgatgatgatgatgatgatgatgatgatgatgatgatgatgatgatgatgatgatgatgatgatgatgtaagGGGTGTCTCATGTGAACAACACCAAAATACATTCTAAAAAGATTAAAAAGCTTTGCCGAAATAAACTTGGCATGCTTTAagaggcacgcagcgataaCAGCTGTCAGAGCAAAACAGCGTcaacgttccatttttttctaACACCAGTggctacacgcaaatgaaacttacACAAAATCTGTATCAATTATTTATCTGTAGACGTGCTAAGTCATGAAtttttgttacaaaagtgaacaatcctatgacgagtttaataacattttccaaaacattgcgtcacataTGATTAAAcaaccgtaacgatccaaacGTTTGCACGAAGTATTTTAAGTACATTGGTAACacattctgaaagtttcaaagcattccaccaagtcattgctaaaatgtagcgctttttgacatgatacaCATAAAAATTGACTCAAaacgtcccgtttttgaccgctcttgcgatcgacacctgcatcagtaggaatagcatagcacgcgaaatacgcaaggtagcaaaacaaaacaatctgttcagggtagataattggtttgactttcttcccGTATGTCAAAATTGCAAACTTttgcatatttttgttgttgttgattttacaatcggcccttccgtttttgtctgctTGATTttaagggtacccttacttgagcggcggtaacgtgatccctgtaaaagaaatatttaatccaaaacgtgatcctgaaggttatgTGAACGGCCTTACCTGGCATATCAAGTtgtaatgaaatgacacgggaattaatgctttaatttgggtttgtaatttgttgcaataatttttggccaagtttataagGCTTAACACAAGGATTTTGAAAtccttaaataaaataaaaaacacgtGCTGACAGAACAATATTTAAACTTGGTAATGTTGACAAAATTTTGGAAACAATAAGCTTGAGCATCGAAACTTTAACATACCGTTGACTAGCAGATTTCATCTTAAACGCAACATGAAATGTGTATGTATCTAAACAATTTTGCAAAAGTATATCTCAAGTTTACCCCAAAgagttgctttttttgttttttgtttgtatgtttgtttgttttccttttgCTGTTTTAGTATTTAAAGAAACGTGTTTTATATGTAACGCGCAATAGCTGCTCACGTGATTATTATCAAAAGAGTGAGGAATATCACGCTGAATTTTGCATACATTAACAAATGCCGGTCAACCTGGGGTTAGATTACAAATATACATATAAACGAGTCAAAATAAAGAAGTATTTGGATGAAGAGTGTTTTATGTTGATTATAAATATTGCAATGCTTCAAACTATTTGCGTGTAAGAACGGACGTGTGTttatatgcgtgcgtgcatgcgtatgtgtgcgcgcgcgcgtgtgtgtgtgtgtgtgtgtatgtgtgtgtgtgtgtgtgtgtgtgtgtgtgtgtgtgtgtgtgtgtgtacgtttgctTGTGTTTGCGATTTGTATAACAATGATTTTAAAATTTGGTGTTTCTCATACACTCTCATGCATGTCTTGGGACTTACTAAGAGTGAGAGTGGAATCTTTCTTGTTGTGGTTTTCGGTTctggcaaaaaaacaaaacccatgcACTCGTATGAAaattaaaagaacaaaaacaattgTACGtaagagtttcagcccatgaacacaaataagaagaaagagaaaatcCCTGCTCAGTGCACCTGTTATACGTTCACCAGTTGGGATTGCCGCCAACAGCTGCCGCATAATTGCATGTACTCAACCCACTATGTCAAAGACGTTTTATTGATAACACTTTAAGGAATAATGTCGTGGGGCCTTGAGTGTGAATTACATATTTCATTGCCTGTTCAGCGGAGAGGGATTTTCATGGTTAGCGGAGAGGGATTTTCATGGTTCAGCGGATTTTATTTGCAATTAACAGACACGCACCTCGAGCCTTTTCATATACTGGGCGAGTTTCAATGGTCGACCCTATAGTCTagtctggttagtccactgtacATGTCACTCGGGTCGCTTCGCTGAAACGTGGTCTGGTCGAACCATACTCATCCAAAATGGTCGTCGCTCGATGGATGTTCTTTGCAAAGATAGCCAACACTACATCAAACTAGTTGGCAATGCAGAATGTGCTTTAAAATGAACAGCACCGTCTAAAAGTTGTCTCGTAAGTAAAACATCACTTAACAGATCGCACTCACTGCACATTCGACGCCATTTTGGAACCACACAAACCATCGGCTGTGTTCGGGTCGGACTAGAGCAACCAGAGTGACGTCATCAGGTTCGGCCAGACTCCGTTTCAGCGAACTTTTGTCCGTCCCTAGTGACTTGGGTTGCCAATGAAACCCAACCCTAGTTACTAACTCTAACAGAATGATGTCACAACACTAGAGAAGAAAACCATTACGATTAAACGATTCACCCTTTCTCGTGAAATGTACACTCATTACCAAAAGTTCACATGCAAAACGAAACCCCAGTGCTACTGGATTAAAGTACGTGTATCCATAATTACAGGTTGTGAATTCAGCAAATAAACATTAAATGGATAGCGTGGGGGCGGTTTCGATTTCATTCACATCCTATCCTTCTTTGAACGCTTTATCGACTTCAACCACGCCAACTTCTGTCCCCGCTTCGATTGTTTGATGTCAGTTGCATGCAGACTTCCCTACACCTAGCCTATccctctaacccccccccccccccccccccgcacccaCCACCCCCTTCGCTTTTGATATTTATTATTTTAACGGTCTTTTTCATTGCTTCATTTTACCATGCACGTGTTCGCTTGCAAAACTAATACGATTTCTCTGGAAAAGGGCGAAAAAGGCAGAGAAACTTTCCCAAATTGCAGCCAATAAAACGAACatataaacactattttacCCGTTCCCGATGTAGCTTATTAGTTATTTTGGCTTGTTAAGGCGGCCAATAGAATGGGATAAAAGAGAGCGACAGCTGTCCATCAGGAATTGATTAGAACCACACTTAAAGTGCTGGGGATATCGGGGAGTGGTCTCAATATTGGACTAGTTAGCAAGGCGACATTCTAGATATCTACATGACCATAAACTGTCAGAAAAACGTAGCTGACGCAATACAATTCTCGGAGCTCAAAGTTGGCTGGCCTTTTCCTTATACATTGTAAGCATATTGGACATTTTCCCGACATGCAAACCTCCTCTTGTTTAAGCGGATGAGTGTTGCACTACCCTAGACATACATGTTGATAAAAGTCAAATTCAGGCAAGGCTGAGAATTAAAAAGAGAATAATTTTGCATGACACATTCTTCTTCAAAAGTTTTTTTAAAAGTAGGACTATGCACTGTACACCAAATGTCAATAAGAAGTGACCAGCAGGTTTTGAAAAGTTCCCACACTTTAGTACAATATTCTGGGCATAAATTTGTAACGTATTTAGGTTGCTTTTATGGATATTTCCGTGTAGGAGATATGCCACAAAATGGGGACCTAACATAATATTATTCTCGAAAATAGGTACTGATTTCCCAATTGTTTTACTGGGCAGTTTCTTTTCACTGTGGTGTTAACATGGTTTTCACTGAACATACAAAACAAGAGTAAATCAGTAAAGAAACACTATTTGCGattgaatgaaaacaaaataatgttgcCTATTCCACACTGAATACGTATACAGTTAGTGAGATAATATATTCCCTCACTCAGACCCAAATCTCATAAGGTCTCCTTTGCCATCAGACAATAATTATAGAAGAAGCTAGCACTGATATGATACAAGTTCCAATCTGGACTCCCCTCCCGTACCTctggtgtgtgtacatgtgcacCGACCACGGTGATTTCGCCTGACTTATGTCGGTCCAGCAACGAAGAACGGTGGTAAGTAGTTGGTTTTTTTACATCAGATTTAGTTGAGctttttattcttgattttttAACCAACACTTTCTAATGTTTTTGATTGACCACATTTGCTTGGTTTTTGgttgtttattttttaactttttcCCCTCCATTTGTACGGTTAAACAGACTTGCGCAAATAATGAGGCACTAtcggaggaaaagagagagagacagagacagagacagagacagcgagacagagacagacagacagacagacagacagacagactgacaaacagacagacgctTTGAAAGTTTTCTATCTTTAGCTTACGCTGACAAGAGGACTCACAAGGGAAACGGAATCCCGATACAATGAATATAAAAATAACCAAATATCATGGGATGCCATATTTTGTCATGCAGTCAAATTTTCAATTCACGTTGTTCGTGTTACTGTGCAGGCAATATGGGAGGCACACCAGGCCTGTTTCTCTGTGCCgtgctgtgtctgtgtctccagCTCTACTCCTGTGCACGTGAGTATAtccacacatcacacacacggTAAGGACACTAATGATGCACTACGGTCATCAACTGCCATCCCATCAAAACGAGTTTTagaatttcttttttgtgtgtatgtgtctcgtCCGTGTTATAGTAATGCAGGCAAGTTGGGTGAGTCAAAGAAAACATCCCGTTTTAATGTACCCATTGCAATGGATTAGAAAGTGTTGTTATTGATATTGTAATTATCAATTCATAGCTTGTGTTGAAACATTCTATTCCAAAGGCCAAGAGCACACTTTGGTTAACACATATTGTATTCAAAACCATAAACGATCAAATCGTACAATTAGTTTAACAGTTCACAAATCGTACACGCTTAAAACAAATATCTGAAGATTAGTTTCAAGCGCATTGCTTGAATGACTTTGCCTTAGAATCATTAAATAACCTTGAAAGATGCGTGTTAAGCAGGATGTACAAAGACACGAACCGCTACTGGTTGTTATACCAGGCAAATTGCATAATTATATTACATATTGGTAGCTCGTTGGTCAGAAATCAAGCGGTGACTGACGGTGACGTCAAAATAACATCCGTCACCTTAGAAACACACGTGATAGAACACCGGAAGTAGATCGTGGACTATCTGTGTTTGGTATTCACATTCAAAATAGaacttcctcctcctcctcctcttgttcttgtcctcctcctcctccttctttttcttcttcttctttcatagCTAATCCCCGTTGTTTACCATGCCATCAAGGCAGCCATACTCTATTTCAGGTGCTATTACAAGCACTAAAACTTTAGATGTCGCActaaaaaggaaaataaagtcATGTTTGCCTCCCGTTACAGGTATTGCGGGCCGGTGCACGTTGGGTGGCAGGTACAATGAGGTGAAAACGCTCATCAAGAGAAATGGATACCCCAGATCAACACGCATCCAACTTCCGTGCAGGTCATTCCATGATTTTCTTTgaacgtctgtctgtctgtctgtctgtctgtctgtctgtctgtctgtctgtctctctctctctttctctgtccgtctctctgtctgtctctgtctctctggctatctctgtgtctctctctctatgtgtgagtgtgtgtgtatgtgtgtgtgtctttctgtctctctgtctctgtctctgtgtctctctctctgtctctctctgtctctctctctctgtctctatctctgtctctctctctctctctctctctctctctctctgtctgtctctctctctttctctctctcgcttggcAGAGCCAGTGACCCGTCTGTGTGACGACTAATGAACTTTTAGATTTAGGACTCGTACATGTACGGGTTTTGACCgtctccaacaacaacaacaagacattaatgttttattcatgttttatatGTTCATAAAAGTTACATCACAAATTGCAAAACAACAAGActacggcttatggtggtgtcttcagacgggcgcagtggcctagtgaataagacatcggcctcctaatcggaaggtcgtcaGTTCAATCCCAGCCGCGGCTgcttggtgggttaagggtggagttttttttccgatctcccaggtcaacttatgtgcagacctgctagtggcttatcacccttcgtgtgtacacgcaatcacaagaccaaatgcACACGGACAattaaaagatcctgtaatccatgtcagagttcggtgggttatagaaacaccaaaacacccagcatgcttcccgcGGCGTgaggctgcctgaatggtggggtaaaaacgacCATACATGCACAAACATAGGAGTTTTAGCTCATGGACGAATAAGAAGAAGAGAAGTGGTGTCTTCGAAACAAACTTGCAATCAGAAGCAACTCTTTTCAACGGGTTGCAGATACCGAATGCTGAACGTGCGTTGTAACGGTGTGGCCACAGAAGTGTTCGCGGACAATTCCTATGACAGCGTGGAGGACAGTCCGTACGCGACGGGTGTGTTCGCGAACATCACAACTGTCAACGATGACGGCAGTGTCACCTTCCAGCAGCTGTTCCTTAACAATGTCACCTTCAAGGCGGTgagtagtttttgttttttgctccTTTGAAAAATTGAAAATCTTAAAAACCGAAGACGTTCTAACGGACAAGTTTTTAACACTTTTTGAAAAGATATTAGAATTTTTAAGCTACATACTGTACAAGAATCTGAGTTTTCAGGAACCTTCTACACTCGCTTGAATTATAACTTTGTcgtaaattgtttttaaagagtagaaccagaaaaaaacaaagaaaaagatcGTTGCTTAATCGGTCTCACATATCCCTTTGGGTTCtcgagacacacactgacacacacacacacacacacacacacacacacacacacacacacacacacacacacacacacccacccacccacacacacactcactctctctctctctctcgctctctctctctctctctctctctctctctctctctctctctctctctctctccctctctctccctctctcagtgCATGTGTTAACGTCTAGATATACCTATCCTTTGCTTACCTGTCTGTGTACTCACGGGCAGTACCTGGACGAAGGAAACTTGACCAGGAGCCCCTGGCAATGGACCTACACGGGCAGCGTGGTGGACGACGACAAGAAGATAGTGGGTGCGTACGACGCGACCACCAAACGCGGGGTTCTCACCAGCAGTGGCATCACAGTCACATTTCTGTACGTCGGGCCGACCAGGTTCAGACGCTTTGTGAAGGAAAGCACACTGACGATCGCCATGAAATGTGACGAGGACACGTTCAGCTCTGTGGGAAACGGCTACCCTCAGTCAGTGTGTGGTGAGGATTGAACGTTGACGGTAGTGGGagggggagaagggggggggggggagggcgtatgtgtgtgtgtgtgtgtgtgtgtgtgtgtgttagtgtgtgtgtgtgtgtttgtgtctgtgtgtgtgtgtgtgtgtgtgtgtgtgcgtgcgtgtgtatgtatgtgtgcatgtatgtgagtatgtatgtatgtgtgtgtgtgtgtgtgtgtgtgtgtgtgtgtgcgtgcgtgtgtgttgtgtgtgtgtgtgtgtgtgcgtgcgtgtgtatgtgtgtgtgtatgtatgtgtgtgtgtgtgtgtgtgtgcgtgcgtgcgtgcgtgcgtgtgtgtgtatgtgtgcgtgtgtgtgtgagttgtgtgtgtgtgtgggtgtgtgtgtacacgagAACGCCCCtatttgtctgtccgtccgtgtgtgtgtgtgtgtgtgtgtgtgtgtgtgtgtttgtgcgtgtgtttgtgtgtgcgtgtgtgagtgtgtgtgtgtgtgtgtgtatgtgtgtgtgtatgtgtgtgtgtatgtgtgtgtgtgtgtgagtgtgcgtgtgtgtgtgagtgtgtgtatgtctgtctgtgaatgAGCGCGctcctgtttgtctgtccgttcgtccgtctttctttctgtatgtctgtctgtctgtctgtccgtctgtctgtccgtccgtctgcctgtttgtctacctgtctgtctgtctatctgttcgTCTTTGTGTATGTGAGGCGACCTGCCTGCTTGTTTGCCCcgttgtgtctgtttgtgttttttgacaTGAGGGTACTACAGTTATTGTTAACGGCATTGCCGAGTTTCTAAGAATAAGGTGGAACTCATTGCCAGTGAGCACTTTCTTCTGTAACAGGGTCCCCCAACAACACATATGAAGTTATGGAAGCTACGCAAAAGGAGCTGAAACTGGACTTCCATCACAGAGTTCGAGAATTAGGCTACTTGCTGTTTGGCAAACAGAACGCTATGCAACCGTGAGTTATTTTTCTGTCTTCCGGCAAAGTTCTTCCACATCCTAAACTCAGGTCAAAGTGAGTTACAAGTttccttcgggtctcatttatccctgacaggatgcctttgttttccttctctggactgagaggaaatcgatttttaacatatttagagctttttgtaatgtgttattgatataagcagattcgcgatcgtcgataatgatttttcatggtgttgggtaatttttaaattacaaaggaattgttatgtaagacagtttcaagcaagctatctttcgcggatgtatttactgtgcaaacaactctaaatatggcaaaagtgtcacgtgataatcaactttgtcacgtgatcataacaaaatggctacaGAGCGCACGATACTTTttcgtaaccagttgggagtgatgcaacaatatcacggtctccttcccacagcagtctcacaattccgacttgttttgtttgaccttagaacgatgtctttctcataactgtgaagaacagaacggagatcactgtcgaagtcggccattctacaatcacgttcgtctttcgtctTTTAACAGAAatattagcgaaaaacatatgggagataactctgtattcttatttAGACTCACCTTTTCATATCTGAATTTCTGTCGATTTTGTGTGATTGGTACTTGACGTTTTTGACAGGGCGATTTTCGGGATACCCTTACTTAGGCGACTGTCACGTGACACCTAGCTATacaagaaatctttgatccggaAAGTGTGTTAGAAagccaagtgaagggcctttGATAGCATATAAGGTTTGAAGGAGATGACATGGGAATGagttttttagttggggtatgaaaatgggtgctaAAATAAGTGCAGAGTTTATGTGCATTTTTGTTAAACCATGAAGCACACGGATGGTTGTGGTTAGTTGCCAGGTTCCATGCTGGCAAGGCACTATCGAACGCGCGTGTGTCACAGGGAAAGAGGGTAGACATTTTTGCACAGAGATTATTATATCCcgtttacatttttattttaagtgATCAAATAAAACTATTTCTCACGATGGAATTCATAGACATTAAGCTTTCATAAAACATATAGTTATCGAGTATGCAAAAAAACACCGGTGCCATTAAGTACCTTTACCAGGTGACTTTTCTCAGGTTAGCCGCACTACCAATACGAGGTGTGGGCACTTACAAGATAGTTTACGGTACTGATATTATTAACTCAATTATTATATTATTTAATTAAGGCAATGCCGGTGAGGCAGAAAATtataaacttggagaatacatggaataacctagttttttttaagtgacttataaaaataaatgaaaacaagaCCAAgcgaagcacacacacacacccacacacccacccacccacacacacacacacacaaacacacacacacacacacacacacacacacacacacacacacacaaacagagacacacacatacacagacatacatgtatacacacacaaaccagaaggagtgagagcgagagaaaacaagaggcgaagccttca
The sequence above is a segment of the Littorina saxatilis isolate snail1 linkage group LG3, US_GU_Lsax_2.0, whole genome shotgun sequence genome. Coding sequences within it:
- the LOC138961006 gene encoding dentin matrix acidic phosphoprotein 1-like, which codes for MANFVIFSLCLFFIILSCVECNYNMYQIGQMTQNVNESERIFSDFVLISSMAKSLVECAKLCLKQSVCESFTFWRDNNMTRCRCYAVQSQDLTDSSHAPGARSYSLQERTGIGCGAPPVIANMTPSSSASGHVGDHVTYTCMLGYSQTGGGSGTRVCSSWEGWRPLASDSNPVCRDTGSDGGGEDDDDDDADNDDNDYDDDDDDDDDDVVDDDDDDDDDDDDDDDDDDDDDDDDDDDDDDDDDDDDDDDDDDDD